The following is a genomic window from Acidimicrobiales bacterium.
CGAAGGCGCCCGCCTCCTCACCGCCGTCGAACGCGCCATGCCACCACGCGACCCCCACACCGAGACGACCGCCACCCCCGACCAACGCCGCGCCGACGGGCTCCTCGCCCTCGCCGGCGCCACCCTCGCCGCCGATGCCGATCCCGACCGGGCCACCGTCGTCGCCGTCGTCGAGCTCGCCGCCATCTGCGACGACGACCCCGGTGCCACCGCCGAACTCGAGACGGGCCAGCCTCTCGCCACCGAGACCGCCCGCCGGCTGCTCTGCGACAGCCGGATCGAGGTGGTGGTCCAGGACCGCGCCGGCATCGCCGTCGGTGTCGGCACCACCAACCGAACCGTGTCCCCCGGCCTACGCCGCGCCCTCACACACCGCGACGGACACTGCCGATTCGGGAACTGCACCTCGACCCGCTTCCTGCAGGCCCACCACATCACCCCCTGGCCATCACCGACCACCACCGCGAACCTCGCCCTGTTGTGCTGGCACCACCACCACCTCGTCCACGAAGGCGGCTGGACACTGTCCGGTGATCCCAACAGCGCGCTCCACGCCACCAACCCCACCGGCACCACCACCGTCACCAGCCACCCCCACCACCACCCCCCACCCGGACCGGCACCACCTGAGCCGGAGCCGTCATCCGATCCCGAACCGCCGGCGCTGCCCGGCTCGGGGCCGCCATGACCTGGCCGCGCGACCTGAAGCAGACGATCTCCCGCCCGGGGCCGATCGAGGCCGTCACGATCCGGCGCCTGGTCGAACGGCTGGGAACGAGGTTGTCGTCGACCGGCCCGTCGAGCCCCAGGGTCGCGGGCCTCGCTAACGTCGCCGGCGTGACCGATCCCGAACTGCGAGCCACGCTCGACGCCCTGGTCGGCAAGCCGGTGGGGAGCCGAGGCCCGTCGGTGGCGCCCGATCCGGTGAACCAGCCGATGATCCGCCACTGGGCCGCGGCCTTCGAGGACGCCAACCCCGTCTACACCGACCCCGCGGCCGCCGCAGCGTCCCGGTTCGGTGAGGTCATCGCCCCGCCGCTGATGTTGCAGACCTGGACGATGGCCACCCCGAAGATCACCGGCATCGCCGAACGGGGTGGATCGCCGGTGGAGGCCGAGGGCGACAGCCCCCTCAAGGTGCTCGACGACGCCGGGTTCGTGGCCACGTTGGCCGCCAACTCCGAGTTCGAGATCGTGCGACCGCTGCGTCTCGGGGAGGTGGTGTCGTCCTCGACCGTGATGGAGTCGATCTCCGACGAGAAGCAGACCCGCATCGGACCCGGACACTTCGTGACCTGGCTCACCACCTACACCGTGGAGTCGGGCGAGGTCGTCGGCACCCAGCTCTTCCGGATCCTCAAGTTCAAGCCCGGAGGGAACCCGTGAGCGCCCCTGCGACCCCCGAGCCCAGGCCCTTCTCGTCGATCTCCGCAGGGGACGAGCTGACCCCGATGGTCATCGACGTCACCGCCACCGTCATCGCCGCCGGCGCCATCGCCACCCGCGACTTCATGCCCGTGCACCACGACCGGGACTACGCCAACGCCCAGGGCGCCCCCGACATCTTCATGAACATCCTGTCGACGAACGCCTACTGCAGCCGCTTCCTCACCGACTGGGCCGGCCCCGAGGCGATGATCCGCACGCTGTCCATCCGCCTCGGGGTGAGCGTGCACCCGCACAGCACCCTGACCTTCACCGGGACCGTCACCGGGACCCGGGTCGAGGGCGACGAGGGCGTCGTCGAGGTCGCTCTCCGGGCCACCAACGCGCTCGGCGACCACGTCACCGGCACCGCCACGCTCACCCTTCCCCCGGACTGACCCGGCGGACGCGAGGCCGGCGCCGCACCCGACCGACCGCTCGTAACGTGGTCGGATGCCGTTCCCCGCCGAACCCGCGCCCACCGCGCTGGTGGTCGGCGGCGGCCCCGGGGGGCTGATGGCCGCCGAGGTGCTGGCCGGCGCCGGGGTGTCCGTCACGGTCGTCGAGCACCGGCGCTCGGTGGGTCGCAAGCTCCTCCTCGCCGGGCGAGGGGGACTGAACCTCACCCACACCGAGCCGCTCGGCGACCTCCTGGCCCGCTACGGCGACCCTGCCCCGCAGCTGCGCGCCGCCGTCGAAGGCTTCGGACCGGACGACCTGCGGGCCTGGGCGGAGGGACTGGGCCAGGCCACCTTCGTGGGCACCAGCGGGCGGGTGTTCCCCGAGGCGTTCCGGGCCACTCCCCTGCTGCGGGCGTGGCTGGCTCGACTGGGTGCGCTCGGCGTCTCGCTGCGCACCGAGACCAGCTGGCTCGGGTGGGACGACGACGACCCGGATGGGTCCGTCGGCGAGGGCCACCGGGTGGTCGTGTCCGGCGCAGACGGAAAGCGGGAGGTCCTGACCGCCGACGTGGTCGTGCTGGCGCTCGGTGGGGCGAGCTGGCCCCGCACCGGCTCCGACGGCGGCTGGCTGGAGGTCGTGGAGGCGGCCGGGATCCAGGTCCGGCCGCTGCGGGCCTCGAACGTGGGGGTGAAGGTCGCATGGTCGCCGACCTTCGCCGACCGCTTCGCCGGCGAACCGTTGAAGGACGTGCGCGTGGCCGTGGCGCCCGAGCACGACCACGCGGCGGCGTGGAGCCGGGGCGACGTGGTCGCCACCCGGACCGGCCTCGAGGGCGGGCCCGTGTACGCGCTGTCGCCCGGGGTGCGACGCGCGCTCGACGACGACGGCACGGCCCGCCTGCTGGTCGACCTGCTGCCCGACCTCTCCCCCGCCGCCGTCGCGGCGCGTTGGGCCCGGCGCCGGCCGAAGGACTCCCTCGCCTCAAACCTGCGCCGCACCCTCGGGCTCACCCCGGTGGCCGTCGGGCTGCTGCGCGAGGCCACCGGGAACCGGGTGCCCACCGACGGGCACGAGCTGGCCGCCCTCGTCACGGCGATCCCGCTCACCGTGACGGCGACCGAACCGGTCGACCGGGCCATCTCCACCGCCGGCGGCATCGCCTTCGACGAGGTCGACGAGCACTTCATGCTGCGTCGCCGGCCCGGCACCTTCGTGGTGGGCGAGATGCTCGACTGGGACGCGCCCACCGGGGGGTACCTGTTGCAGGCCACCTTCAGCACCGCCGTCGCCGCCGCCCGCGGCGCCCTCGCCGTCCTCGACGTCCTCGACGCCCCTGTCGTCCCCGGGGCGGTCGACGCCGAGGCGCCGGTCGGCGAGGCTGGGGGCATGAACGAGACCGCCGACCGCTACCGTCGCCTCTCCGCACAGTTCGCCGAGCGCATCGCCGGCGTCCCCGACACGGCCTGGGACGACCCCACCCCGTGCGAGGAGTGGACCGTGCGGGCGCTCGTTCGACACGTCGTCGACAGCCAGGGGATCTTCCTCGACCGCGTGGGGATCGCCGCACCCGTCGTCGACGTGGCCGCCGATCCCGAAGGGGCGTGGCGGACGACGAGCGCCACCGTCCAGGCCGAGCTCGACGACCCCGAACGCGCCGCCGCGCCGTTCGAGGGCTTCATGGGCCCGACGACGCTCGAGGAGTCCATCGACCGGTTCGTGGTGCTCGACCTCATCGCCCACGGGTGGGACCTCGCCCGGGCCACCGGCCAGGACGAGCGGATCGATCCCGACGACCTCTCCCGTCTCGACCGCGGCGCGCGGTCCTTCGGCGAGATCGCCAGGAGCCCCGGCGTGTTCGGCGAGGAGATCCCCGTCGGCGACGACGCCGACGACCAGACCAGGGTCCTGGCCTACATCGGCCGACGCGCCTGAGTCACCCCGCGGTGGTCTCGACCCCGTCGACGTGGGCCGAGGGCGGCCGCGCGTCGTGGCCTCGGCGGCCCCTGCTGCGCCGTGACTCCTTCATCTCGGACTCGAAGACGTGGCGTTGCCCGCCCATGCGGTCGCGCTCGATGCGTCGCACTGCGTCGCGCACCGGTCCGTAGTAGAGGTCGTCGAACTCCTCCACGATCTGGAAGGTCCAGCGCCCGTCGATGGCGTTGCGACCGATGATCTCCTCACGGAGCATCTCCGCCTCCTCGGCGGCACCCGCGTCCCCGAGATCGTCGGCGGCCTCGCCGAGCAGGAGATCGGCGTGCCCCATGAGCTGGTGGAACGAGAACAGGTGGCCCCGAGCCCGCTCGACGTACTCGAGCGCCTCGGACACCTTGCCGACGGCCTGGACGAGCTCGTCGGTGGCCTCCTCCGGCCGGCGCCGGGGCGCCTCGTCGGCGCTCACGGGGCGACGTCGATGGGGCGACGGGTCGGGCGGGTGGTTGCCATGGGTGCTCCTCGTTCGTGGACGGCGCTGACGCTCACGCATGACCTACCCGAACGGTCCGGCGGCATCACCTGCTACATCACCATCGTGCCGTACATCTCCCCGAGCGGGTCGGAGATGAGCTCGAGGCGCTCCCCGTCGGGGCCGCGGAAGTACAACGACGTGTTCGACAGCTCGAGCACGTCGACCCCGGCGGCGTCGAGCTTGGCCCGCAGGTGGGCCCACCGCTCCGGCTCGACCGAGATGGCGAGGTGGTGCAGGCCACCGAGGACCTCGGCGTAGGGCCCGAGATCGAGACCCGGCATGTCGAAGAAGGCCAGCGCGTTGCCGTGGCCGATGTCGAAGAAGAAGTGCGTCGAGCCCTGGTAGTCGCGGTTCTCGAACAACTCGGTGAGCGGGAACTCGAGCAGGTCCTGGTAGAAGCGGATCGTCGTCTCGACGTCGCCCGACAGCAGCGCCACGTGGTGTACGCCGCGCGCCGACGACGCCGGGCGGTCCTCGGCGGCCCGCTGGTGACGGGCTCGGAGCTCGTCCCACTCCGCCGTCCGGTCGATGTCGGCCCCGTGGCGGGTCGTGCCTCCGTCGTCGATGCTCATCCTCGGTCTCCCCGGTCCGGCGGACTCCCCGACGCTACGCGCTGTCACGCCGTGGCTTCGGCCTGGCCGCCGGGGCCGGTCGCGGTGAGGGTCCAGGTGGCGCCGGGGGTGGGCGCGCACGCCACGAGGCTCCCGCTGACCGGACCGGCGAGCGCCGGGCCACCGAAGCTGCCCACGATCGACACCCCCGTGGCGCCCGTGGTGGACCACACCAGGGTGGACGCCCACTGGCCCGGCGGGCACGCCCCGCCCGGGGTCGTGGCCGGCGTGGCCCGGAAGCCCGAGATGACCGGCGGCGCCGGGGGTGCGGGCGGTGGCGGCGGTGGCGGCGGGGCCACGGTGGTGGGCGGCGCCGCGGTGACGGGGGGTCGGGGAACAGGGGTGGACGGCGGAGAGGTCGGAACCGCCGTCGTCGACGGCTCGACGGGCGGCGCGACGACCTCACCGGGGACCGAGGTCCCCGATCGGGGCTCGGTGCCCGCCGGGGTGTCGACCGGGGCCACCGCCACGTCGACCCCATCGGCCTCGTCGGCCCCGCCCTGCAGGATCGCCAGTCCGCCGAGCACCAGCAGCGCCACGACGATCGCCACCATGGCGAGGAGCTTCGAACGACCGGAGCCCGGGTCGGGGTCGCTGTCGTCGCCCGCCCCGTCGACGACGACGGCCACCACCGGGGCCACGGCGCCCGCCGCGACGGCGTCGCTCGCCGGGCTCCCGTCGGGAGGCGACTGCCCCGGACCCTCCGAGGCACCGGTCGCCTCCGGGTCCGACGACGGGAGCGGCCGGGCGGCGTCGGGGCCGAGGGGCACGCCGTCGGTGCGCAACGCCGACGCCACGCGGTCGCGCAGGACGGCGCCGGCCGGCAGGAGCGGCACGGCCGCGAACATCGCCTCGGGGGCGAGCACCGCCGCCTGGCGGCGCGTGCACTCGTCGCAGTCGTCGACGTGTCGGGCGACGACCTTGACCGTCGCCGCGGAGAAGGAGGTGACCCCGGCGGCGCGCAGCACCCGGCCGAGCTCCTCGCACTGGGGGTCGCCGCCCTTGAACAGCACCCACGCCCTGATCCCGGTGGCCAGCCGGCCCTTCATGCGGAACAGGAGCTGGTGGGCGTTGTTGGTGGTCACGTCGAGCGCCTCGGCGATCTCGGCGGCGTCGAAGCCGTGACGCAGGTGCAGGTCGAGGACGCTGGCGTCCCGCTCGCCCAGCGCCGCCGCGGCCGCCCACAGGAGGTCCTGGTGGGCGCGCGCGTCCACCTCACCGGCCACGTCGCCCGCCGCCTCGAGGCCGGCCAGGGCCGGGTGCTCGTCCCGGTCCACGGGGGTGCTGCGCCGCTCCCGCTCCAACCGGTTCAGGGCCTTGTTGCGGCTGGTCCGCAACACCCATCCCCCGAAGGCCGAGGGGTCGCGGAGCGTGGCGAGCTGGCGCCAGGCCACCAGGAACGTCTCCTGGGCGACCTCCGCGGCGGTGTCGTCGTCGTGGACGATCCTTTGGGCCAGGTCGAAGCAGGGGTCGAACCAGTGCCGGAAGAGGGTGGTGAAGGCCGCCTCGTCGCCGTCGCGGGCGGCCTCCACGAGGGAGGCCTCGTCGTCGTAGCGTCGCACCATCGCCGTCAAGCATCACACGGTCCGAGGGTCGGGGCCCGGTGGGTCACGACACCACGACGGGCGTGCCGAGGGGCAGCAGCTCGTCGAGCCGGACCGCGATGTCGTTGGGCACCCGCACGCAGCCGTTCGAGACGTCCCGGCCGATCGAGTCCGGTCGGTCGGTGCCGTGGATGCCGACCTGGCCGTCGCCGCCGGCGAAGTCGGTCAGGACGTCGGAGTGGGCGGACAGGCCCAGCGCGAACGGCCCGTAGGCGCCGGACGGGTCCGGGGTGACGAGCTTGTCGACCACGAAGAAGCGCCCGACGGGGGTCGGGGTGGCGGGGGCGCCCACCGCCACCGGGGTCTCGAACAGGGTGACACCGGCGTCGGTGACGGTGAGCCGGCGGGCGGCGACGTCGACGTGCACCGCGACGGTCACCTCGCGCACGGCGACGCCGTCGGCGTCGATCCACCCGGTCGACTCGTTCGGCCGGGTGGGGAGCTGCACCCGGAGCCAGCCGTCGGGACGCTCCTCCACCACCACGAGGGCGAGGGGGGAGCCGAACTCCGAGGTCGCGGGGAGGACCTGGGTGGGGGTGTCGTCGCCGGGAGCGGCGAAGACCGGGGTGTCCTCCATCGGCCTCGCGACCCGCGTGACGTCGGCGGACGCGGGTGCCGCCGGCGCGGCGGGAGCCGGGGCGGGGGCGGCGGCGATCGGTGCGGTCGGCGCGGACCCGTCGGTCGAACCCCCGCAGGCCGCCACCAGGGCGACCAACGGGACGAGGAGAACGAACAGGAGCCGGGTGGTGTGGGTGGAACGGGTGGTGATCACGGCGGTGGACAGGGCGGTGGACATGGCGGAGCCTCCTGGGCGGTGATGCGGGCCGACGTGGCCCGTCGCCCGTCCTGACCGCTCGCTCGCCGATCCCTTACGCGTTCATCGACAGGATCTCGACACGGGCACAGGCACGAGCACTGCCCCGGACGCCGGACGCGGGAGGAGCCGGGCCCGAGGCCCGGCTCCTCCCGCCCTCGGGGATGCGGTCAACCGGTGAAGGTGGGGGTGGCCACCACGGCGGGGTCGACCTGGGCCTCGCCGCCGTTGCCGCCGTTGCCCCCGTCGCCGGCATCGCCGGGGTCGGAGGTGATGTCGCAGGAGGCGAGCAGCGGCGGGCAGTCGGGCTCGTCCGGCGTGCCGGTGAGGTCACCGGGGCCTTCCGGGCGGGGGTCGTCGGGGCCGTTGCCACCGGGGACGAGGTCGGTCGGGCCCTGCGGGAAGGCCGGGACGGCGGCGTGGGCGGCGGTGCCGGTGCCGGCGATCCCCAGGGTGAGGACGGCGGCGAGGGCGATGCGGGCGGTGCGGGTGCGGAAGGTGTTCATCGGGATGTCTCCTCGGTGTGGTGGGAGCCGGTGTCTCCGGCCCGTCACCCCTCCTGACCGGCGACCGCCCGACCCCTTACGCGCCACGACCGCAGAATCTGCCGGGACGACCCAGGTTCCTCGACGGTGCCCGGAATGCCGGGGGGCGCAGCGGTGCTGATCCGCACGGAGGACGCCCGATGACCCCAGACCCGCCGTTGCGCGAGGAGCACCCCGAGTACCGGACGCGAGCCGGCTCGTTCGTCGACGCCGTCCTCGAGGTGCCGGTGGCGCCGAGCTTCAGCCGCATCGGCTACGACGTCCGGTCACGCCTCGACCGGTGGCGCCCGCTCGACAGCTACGACCTCAGCGATCGGGTGGTGGTGGTCACCGGCCCGACGTCCGGCCTCGGGCTGGCCACCGCTCGCCGGGTGGCGACCCTCGGTGCGACGGTCGTGCTGCTGGGGCGCGACAGGGACCGCACCGGACGGGTGGCCGACGAGATCGTCGGGGCCACCGGCAACGACCGGGTGTCCGTGGCGCTGGCCGACATGGCCGACCCCGAGGCGGTGCGGCGGGCCGCCGACGAGATCCTCGACGCCCACCCTGCGATCGACACGCTGATCCACAACGCCGGCGCGCTCCACCCCGATCGCCGCGAGGCCCAGGACGGGACCGAGTTGACGGTGGCCGCCCAGGTGGTCGGCCCGTTCCTCCTCACGGCGCAGCTGTTCGACCGGCTCCGGGCGTCGGCCCCGAGCAGGGTGATCACCGTGTCCTCCGGGGGCATGTACGCCGCCTCGCTCGACGTCGAACACCTCGAGATGGGCGACGACTACCGCGGCACCGAGCAGTACGCCCGGGCCAAGCGGGCCCAGGTGACGCTCAACGAGCTGTGGGCCGAGCGCCTCGACGGACAGGGCGTCCGCTTCCACGCCATGCACCCCGGGTGGGCCGACACGCCGGGGGTGGCCGCCTCCCTGCCCACCTTTCGCACGCTCACCGGCCCCCTGTTGCGCTCCCCGGACCAGGGGGCGGACACGATCGTGTGGCTGGCCGCCGACGACGGCGAGCCGCTGGCGACGACGGGACGCTTCTGGCACGACCGTCGGGTGCGGGCCACCCATCGCCTCCCCGCCACCCGCCGCGCCGACACCCCCGAGGAGCGCGACCGCCTCTGGGCGTGGTGCGTCGAGCACGCCGGCGTCGATCCCGCGGCCTGAGCCGAGCCGCAACGGGCGGCACTACCGTCGCCCCTCGTGCGCCTGTCCCTCGTCCCGCCGCTCGACCCGTCCGCCTACGCGTTCGCCCACCGCCTGCGGACCCGTTTCGCCGAGACCGACGCCATGGGGGTGGTGCACCACTCGTCGTACCTGCTGTACATGGAGGAGGCCCGGGTGGCGTGGCTGCGCACCCTCGGTCACCACTACCAGTCCGTGCGGGACGACGGCGTCGAGTTCGCGGTGCTCGAGGCATACGTGCGCTACCGCTCGGCGCTGAGCTTCGACGAGGAGGTCGACGTCCACCTGGGCATCGGGAAGGTCACCCGGGCCACGTTCCAGGTCGGCTACCTCCTCACCGTCGATGGCGACGCCCGGGCCAC
Proteins encoded in this region:
- a CDS encoding HNH endonuclease; the encoded protein is EGARLLTAVERAMPPRDPHTETTATPDQRRADGLLALAGATLAADADPDRATVVAVVELAAICDDDPGATAELETGQPLATETARRLLCDSRIEVVVQDRAGIAVGVGTTNRTVSPGLRRALTHRDGHCRFGNCTSTRFLQAHHITPWPSPTTTANLALLCWHHHHLVHEGGWTLSGDPNSALHATNPTGTTTVTSHPHHHPPPGPAPPEPEPSSDPEPPALPGSGPP
- a CDS encoding MaoC family dehydratase N-terminal domain-containing protein, whose amino-acid sequence is MTDPELRATLDALVGKPVGSRGPSVAPDPVNQPMIRHWAAAFEDANPVYTDPAAAAASRFGEVIAPPLMLQTWTMATPKITGIAERGGSPVEAEGDSPLKVLDDAGFVATLAANSEFEIVRPLRLGEVVSSSTVMESISDEKQTRIGPGHFVTWLTTYTVESGEVVGTQLFRILKFKPGGNP
- a CDS encoding TIGR03862 family flavoprotein, which translates into the protein MPFPAEPAPTALVVGGGPGGLMAAEVLAGAGVSVTVVEHRRSVGRKLLLAGRGGLNLTHTEPLGDLLARYGDPAPQLRAAVEGFGPDDLRAWAEGLGQATFVGTSGRVFPEAFRATPLLRAWLARLGALGVSLRTETSWLGWDDDDPDGSVGEGHRVVVSGADGKREVLTADVVVLALGGASWPRTGSDGGWLEVVEAAGIQVRPLRASNVGVKVAWSPTFADRFAGEPLKDVRVAVAPEHDHAAAWSRGDVVATRTGLEGGPVYALSPGVRRALDDDGTARLLVDLLPDLSPAAVAARWARRRPKDSLASNLRRTLGLTPVAVGLLREATGNRVPTDGHELAALVTAIPLTVTATEPVDRAISTAGGIAFDEVDEHFMLRRRPGTFVVGEMLDWDAPTGGYLLQATFSTAVAAARGALAVLDVLDAPVVPGAVDAEAPVGEAGGMNETADRYRRLSAQFAERIAGVPDTAWDDPTPCEEWTVRALVRHVVDSQGIFLDRVGIAAPVVDVAADPEGAWRTTSATVQAELDDPERAAAPFEGFMGPTTLEESIDRFVVLDLIAHGWDLARATGQDERIDPDDLSRLDRGARSFGEIARSPGVFGEEIPVGDDADDQTRVLAYIGRRA
- a CDS encoding VOC family protein, which translates into the protein MSIDDGGTTRHGADIDRTAEWDELRARHQRAAEDRPASSARGVHHVALLSGDVETTIRFYQDLLEFPLTELFENRDYQGSTHFFFDIGHGNALAFFDMPGLDLGPYAEVLGGLHHLAISVEPERWAHLRAKLDAAGVDVLELSNTSLYFRGPDGERLELISDPLGEMYGTMVM
- a CDS encoding sigma-70 family RNA polymerase sigma factor, translating into MVRRYDDEASLVEAARDGDEAAFTTLFRHWFDPCFDLAQRIVHDDDTAAEVAQETFLVAWRQLATLRDPSAFGGWVLRTSRNKALNRLERERRSTPVDRDEHPALAGLEAAGDVAGEVDARAHQDLLWAAAAALGERDASVLDLHLRHGFDAAEIAEALDVTTNNAHQLLFRMKGRLATGIRAWVLFKGGDPQCEELGRVLRAAGVTSFSAATVKVVARHVDDCDECTRRQAAVLAPEAMFAAVPLLPAGAVLRDRVASALRTDGVPLGPDAARPLPSSDPEATGASEGPGQSPPDGSPASDAVAAGAVAPVVAVVVDGAGDDSDPDPGSGRSKLLAMVAIVVALLVLGGLAILQGGADEADGVDVAVAPVDTPAGTEPRSGTSVPGEVVAPPVEPSTTAVPTSPPSTPVPRPPVTAAPPTTVAPPPPPPPPAPPAPPVISGFRATPATTPGGACPPGQWASTLVWSTTGATGVSIVGSFGGPALAGPVSGSLVACAPTPGATWTLTATGPGGQAEATA
- a CDS encoding L,D-transpeptidase — its product is MSTALSTAVITTRSTHTTRLLFVLLVPLVALVAACGGSTDGSAPTAPIAAAPAPAPAAPAAPASADVTRVARPMEDTPVFAAPGDDTPTQVLPATSEFGSPLALVVVEERPDGWLRVQLPTRPNESTGWIDADGVAVREVTVAVHVDVAARRLTVTDAGVTLFETPVAVGAPATPTPVGRFFVVDKLVTPDPSGAYGPFALGLSAHSDVLTDFAGGDGQVGIHGTDRPDSIGRDVSNGCVRVPNDIAVRLDELLPLGTPVVVS
- a CDS encoding SDR family NAD(P)-dependent oxidoreductase, with the translated sequence MTPDPPLREEHPEYRTRAGSFVDAVLEVPVAPSFSRIGYDVRSRLDRWRPLDSYDLSDRVVVVTGPTSGLGLATARRVATLGATVVLLGRDRDRTGRVADEIVGATGNDRVSVALADMADPEAVRRAADEILDAHPAIDTLIHNAGALHPDRREAQDGTELTVAAQVVGPFLLTAQLFDRLRASAPSRVITVSSGGMYAASLDVEHLEMGDDYRGTEQYARAKRAQVTLNELWAERLDGQGVRFHAMHPGWADTPGVAASLPTFRTLTGPLLRSPDQGADTIVWLAADDGEPLATTGRFWHDRRVRATHRLPATRRADTPEERDRLWAWCVEHAGVDPAA
- a CDS encoding acyl-CoA thioesterase, with the translated sequence MRLSLVPPLDPSAYAFAHRLRTRFAETDAMGVVHHSSYLLYMEEARVAWLRTLGHHYQSVRDDGVEFAVLEAYVRYRSALSFDEEVDVHLGIGKVTRATFQVGYLLTVDGDARATAVTVHGCVTRDGRAARMPAWLAEVADLGTTL